In Allocoleopsis franciscana PCC 7113, the genomic window TGGATTGACATAAGTAAGATTAGCTACTAGGCTACTAGCAGCTCCAAAATTTTGGGCTGTCGAACCTTGAAAACTTCATAAGAAAAATCGTTCAAGGAAGTAATCGACACCACTCGTTAAATCGCTCAAACCCTATGTTTTCCGTTGAGTGGTGTCGATGCTTTACAGGGAAAGGGTTTGAAGTATGTATTTTGCTCAATTTTTGGGAAGATACGTTGTAGTTTCCTGGCTGGTGTCGATTTGTCGTCTGAAACCCTTTCTCCATAAGGGTTCCTCAGCGAAGAGTTTACGCAAGCACTTCCCCGCAAGGGGATGGAAACTGTTGGTTGAATAACAGGCGCAGGAGCCTGTTGTGGTTTACGCAAGCACTTCCCCGCAAGGGGATGGAAACGTTTGTACCAGGAGTAGAGGTAGGGGGTGTGGTAGTAGTTTACGCAAGCACTTCCCCGCAAGGGGATGGAAACGAGAGTCGGAGGAAGTTGGAGGGTTTTCCTCCAAATCGTTTACGCAAGCACTTCCCCGCAAGGGGATGGAAACGAAAAGTTCAGGATAGCCTGAACGCTCCTTCTGTCACTTGAACCATATCCTGTCCAAAGTGGAAGCATAAGCTGTCCAGCGACAGGGGCAAAAACCCTGATGCTGTCGTAGGAAGAACAGTGGCTTTGGTAGCCAAGTAGAACTATAAATTGTCCCTAAGTTGAAATTGGAAGGATAAGATGTCCTGGAGTTGATAAACTGACAATATCCTCCCATTGCTGCCAGAGAAAAAATAAATGCTGGACGGCGAACAGTTTGTGCGGTGGTGTCAGCAGTTAGCCTTGGCAGAACCGACAAGGAAATACATCGAACTGTTACGCAGTTCGCCACCTGCGCGTGTGGTACGCAGTAGGGCAGGCAACGTGAGTGGTCGTTACCCCAGTCGAAAAATGGGCGTGACGATTCAATTTGAGAGCCACCACAACGAATTGGCAGGCATCTATGAAATGGAATATGACCCAGATGTGCTGGAATATTACGATCAACCCAGTGGGCTTAAACTTAGCTATCAAGCTCTGTGTGGTCGGAAAGTAGGAGTCCTGCATACCCCAGATTTCTTCGTGTTGCGCCAAACATCTGCTGGCTGGGAAGAGTGGAAAACACTTGATGAATTAGTGCGATTATCAGCTAAGATGCCTGCTCGCTACGTGAAAGAAATTGAAGGTCAATGGCACTGTCCCCCAGGAGAAGAAGTAGCACAAAGCTTGGGATTATATTATCGCATCCGCTGCAACGCTGAAATTGACTGGGTTTTCCAAAATAATCTTCATTTTCTCGAAGACTACTTGCAGCCGTCCCATTTGGATCTAGAAGAGAACGTTCGTGCCAACATCACATTACTGGTAGAACTTCATCCAGGAATTACCTTAGGTGAATTGCTACAACAGGGGTACAACTGTGACGAGGTTTATACCCTAATTGCCCAAAATCATTTAAAGGTGAATTGGCGAGGTGTCAACATAGCGCAACTTGGTTCACAGCGTCAAATCTTTCCGGCTAGTCAGAAAGTTTGTCAAACCGAAACAACCAAGTGGAGAAGAGCATCAACCTTAGAATTAGCCCCTAACTTAGTTGACCTAAAACCTGGTTCTCCTGTGGTGTGGAATGGAAAAAGCTTATCGATTCTCAATCGGGGAGAAACCCATACAGCCCTACTCAATGAAGAGGAAAAAGTCATCCAACTGCCCAACGTTGCCCTATTGGAATTAGTCAAACAGGGTGAGTTAACAGGTGTTGTCACCCACTCCTTACCATCTGCAAAAGAAGTCAATGACCTTTTAGCCAAGGCTAGCGTCGATGATTGTGCACAAGCCAACCGCCGCTATTCCATCATTGCTCCCTACCTAACGGGTGAACTCCAAACCTCAAATCAGGTCGTCAGTACACGTACAATTCGCCGTTGGTTGCATTCGTGGCAAAAAGCCCAAGAGCAATATGGATGTGGTTATGTAGGTTTATTGCCTCGCGTCAGCTCTAAAGGTAATCGCCAATCCAAATTACCGGAAGCGACACAAAAAATCGTAGACGAATTCATTGCTAACAACTATCTAAATCTCAAACAGCAAGGAAAATTCGCCGTTTACAGTTCACTGGTACGAGCCTGTGAACAGCAAGGGATTACTCCTTGTAGCTACAAAACATTTGTCCGAAACATTCATCAAAAATCTAACTATGAACAGGCTTTGAAAAGGCAGGGGCGTAGGGCGGCTTACAAGCACGAACCTTTTTATTGGGAGCTAG contains:
- a CDS encoding TnsA endonuclease N-terminal domain-containing protein; this encodes MLDGEQFVRWCQQLALAEPTRKYIELLRSSPPARVVRSRAGNVSGRYPSRKMGVTIQFESHHNELAGIYEMEYDPDVLEYYDQPSGLKLSYQALCGRKVGVLHTPDFFVLRQTSAGWEEWKTLDELVRLSAKMPARYVKEIEGQWHCPPGEEVAQSLGLYYRIRCNAEIDWVFQNNLHFLEDYLQPSHLDLEENVRANITLLVELHPGITLGELLQQGYNCDEVYTLIAQNHLKVNWRGVNIAQLGSQRQIFPASQKVCQTETTKWRRASTLELAPNLVDLKPGSPVVWNGKSLSILNRGETHTALLNEEEKVIQLPNVALLELVKQGELTGVVTHSLPSAKEVNDLLAKASVDDCAQANRRYSIIAPYLTGELQTSNQVVSTRTIRRWLHSWQKAQEQYGCGYVGLLPRVSSKGNRQSKLPEATQKIVDEFIANNYLNLKQQGKFAVYSSLVRACEQQGITPCSYKTFVRNIHQKSNYEQALKRQGRRAAYKHEPFYWELEVNTPRHGQRPFEICHIDHTQLDIELVSSHTSVNLGRPWATFLTDAYSRRILAVYLCFDPPSYRSCMMVMRECVRRHGRLPHTIVVDGAKEFMSVYFERLLAAYSCTKKTRPAAKPRFGSVCERLFGTANTMLIHNLQGNTQINKNSRAVTKSVNPRNLAIWTLGSLYQNLCDWAYEFYDNKEHPALLKSPRAAFSDGLLQTGLRPHKLIPYDETFRILTLPTTSKGTAKVIPNQGVKINHIYYWHNSFRNPEIEKTQVLVRYDPNDVGIAYAYIKGQWVNCISQHYSSLAGHS